The following are encoded together in the Pseudoxanthomonas sp. YR558 genome:
- a CDS encoding LytTR family DNA-binding domain-containing protein — translation MNFRGVIAEDEELLRTALSSLLKEAWPQLEIVAECEDGASALESIAELQPDVAFLDIRMPGLTGIEVARGLADASPRTQVVFVTAYDQYAVDAFEQGAIDYLLKPITRDRLLATVQRIQARAAAGHPDGATLDALLRHLSAREMPSSKPPLVWITASAGKDTKLIMVDDVAYFQADNKYTTVMTAEGESLLRTPLRELLDSLDATTFKQIHRSTIVNMKAVASVSRDDTGRGRLKLKNRPETLTVSQPFMSLFRNM, via the coding sequence ATGAATTTCCGGGGCGTGATCGCCGAAGACGAGGAGCTGCTGCGCACCGCGCTGTCCTCACTGTTGAAAGAGGCGTGGCCGCAGTTGGAGATCGTGGCCGAATGCGAGGACGGCGCAAGCGCGCTGGAATCGATCGCCGAGCTGCAGCCGGACGTGGCCTTCCTCGATATCCGCATGCCCGGCCTGACCGGCATCGAAGTCGCACGCGGCCTGGCCGATGCCAGCCCGCGCACTCAAGTCGTGTTCGTCACCGCCTACGACCAGTACGCGGTCGATGCGTTCGAACAGGGTGCCATCGACTACCTGCTGAAGCCGATCACGCGGGACCGCCTGCTGGCCACCGTGCAGCGCATCCAGGCGCGCGCGGCGGCCGGACATCCCGACGGCGCGACGCTGGACGCCTTGCTGCGTCACCTGTCGGCGCGCGAGATGCCGTCGTCCAAGCCGCCGCTGGTGTGGATCACGGCCAGCGCAGGCAAGGACACCAAGCTGATCATGGTGGACGACGTGGCCTACTTCCAGGCCGACAACAAGTACACCACGGTGATGACGGCCGAAGGCGAATCGCTGTTGCGCACGCCGCTGCGCGAATTGCTCGATTCGCTGGACGCCACCACCTTCAAGCAGATCCACCGCTCCACCATCGTCAACATGAAGGCCGTGGCCTCGGTCAGCCGCGACGACACCGGTCGCGGCCGGCTGAAGCTGAAGAACCGACCGGAAACGCTGACCGTCAGCCAGCCCTTCATGAGCCTGTTCCGCAACATGTAG